The following DNA comes from Mycoplasma phocoenae.
ATAAACTCCAAACGTTAATTTTTGTACATCGTTGCTTCTAATTTTTAATTTTGTCAATTCATTAGAAAATTCTTTTTGAAGTAAATCAGTTTTCAAATATATAAAATCATCATTAGATTTTTTCACTTCAAAAATATTTAAGCTTTTATAGAATTCAAATATTTTTTCAATGAAATTGAGTCCAATTTGTTGACCGTTGGTGTTAAATAATGACAAAGCATAATCATTAAATTTTTCAGTGTATCTTGAAAAATAAAACAATATGTTTATATCTTTAGTTTGCTTTAAACTATACAAAGCAAAATTTTTTGCCACTGGTTCATTTTCTAAGAATAAATGAACATTAATTCCTGCATTAATAAGCACTTGACCCATATCCTTTAACAACTCTTTTAATTGATCATTTGAGCCATCATGCGCTAATAAAACATTGAATTTTGAACAGTTTGTTTTAATTGAATCTAAATACTGTACAAAACCGCTCACTAATCCAGAAACTGTTGCTTTATTAAATTTATTATAACCGACTCCAAGAGGTGCTACAAATGAACCTTCAATAATGTTGATATCTTGATTGAATTCACTATCAGCATCATTGACTCTTATTTTTTTAAGTTGTTTTAAAACTTTTTTATCACTTTTAAAATATTCATTTCAAGGGTGAAAGTCTATTTCCATTTAAGCCTCCCTATTCGTTATTTTCATACCCTGATTCATACATTTGTTTGTATTCACCGTTTAGTTGTATTAATTCTTCATGATTTCCTTGTTCAATAATTTCGCCTTGTTTAACCACTAAGATTTTTGTAGCGTTAATTATGGTGGACAATCTGTGAGCAATAATAAATGATGTTTTTTCTTTTGTTAAGTTGATAATGGATTTTTGAATTTCTTTTTCTGTTTGAATATCTACATTGGACGTGGCTTCATCTAATATCAATATATTTTTATTTGCAAGTATTGCTCTTGATATTGAAATTAGTTGTTTTTCCCCTTGGGACAAAATATTGTTTTCTTCTAAAATTTGTGTTTGATATCCATTTTCTAATTTTAATATGAAATCGTGCGCATGCGATAATCTACATGCTTCAATCACTTCTTCATCTGTGGCATCTAAATTACCATATCTTATATTTTCCATAATTGAATCATTGAATAAAAACACATCTTGCAGAACGGTTGAAATGTGAGTACGCAAGTTGTTTGAATTTATACTGTCAATATCGATTCCATCAAGAAGAATTTTACCTTGTGTTGGTAAATAAAATTTTGATAATAAATTAACTATTGTTGTTTTACCAGCTCCTGTAGCACCCACAATTGCGATAGTATCGCCTTTTTTTGCCTTGAATGATACGTTTTTAAGTTGTAAGTTTTTCAAATCATTTGTGTAACTAAATGATACATTTTGAAATTCGACATCGCCATGTGTGCTTGTTATTTTGATTAAATTTTCGTTTTCATATTCAGGTTTTAATTCAATCAATTCTTTTAATCTTGAACTAGAGCTCACTCCCTGTTGAGTGGATTGAAAAACATTTAATGATTCCATTAATTTATTCGTAAATAACCTTATATAAGTATAAACTGCAATTAATGAACCTACCGATACCATTCCATTTCCACCTGTCGTACCATTAATAGAAAGAATAATACCCACACTTATTACAATCAAAATCATAACATTCGATAACGAATAACCAATTGGATATGATATACCGCTTATTATATTTGCTTTCAATGTTGGTTTAAATAAATTTTTATTATGCTTACGAAAATTTTCGATAGTTTCTTTGTTTTTATTAAAACTATTTAATACGTGTTGCCCATTTATAACTTCTTCGGTATAAGAATTCATTTTTGCTAGTTGATTTTGTTTTGTTTTATAGTAAGGCATTGAAAGCTTTACAAAAATACCAATAATAATAACAAATAATGGTAAAGTTGCTATTGTTACTAAAAATAAATAAGGTGAAAAATATGCTATAAATCCTAAACACAAGAATGTGTAATTAAATGTAACCATCGACTGACCTATTAAAACTAATAAACCATTAGCAACATTATCAACATCATTTGTTAATGTGCTCATTAGAGCTCCGCGTTGTTGTTTTTCAAAAAAGGACACAGGCATGCTCATTATTGCTTTGTACGCTTTCATTCGTATTTTATGCGCTACCTTTTGACTTGTTACAACAGTAAATCAATGAGTGATCATTAAAGAGCATTCGCCAAACACATAACAACCAATTAAATATATTAAAACTCATATAAAGTTTGTATTATCAAAAGGTTTCATCAATGCTTTTTCCGATAAGAAGTTATCGATAATATAAGCAAATATTATATTAGCCGCTATACTAGTTGCACTCGCTATTGTCGATATTAAAAATATCAGTAAAACTATTCATCTATTTACATCGTATAATTTGAGTAAATAACGCAATTCTTTTCAAAAATGAAAAATGTTTTTAGAAGATTTTTTATTCATTGCCACCCCCTTGTAAAACATTTATTTCTTTATATAAAGCGTGGTTTTTCAATAAATTATTATGTGTATCAAAACCTGTAATAACTCCATTTTCAAGAACAATTATCTTGTCGCAATCTTTAACTGATGTTATTTTTTGACTTATTATGAATGTTGTTAAATTTTTATATTTTTGAATAATTGATTGTTTAACTTTTTTTTCTGTTTTGTTATCTAAAGCGCTTGTTGAATCATCTAAAATAAGGATTTTTGGTTTTTTCAATAAACCTTGAGCAATAAACAATCTTTGTCTTTGACCTCCAGAAACATTTGTAGATCCTTGAGAAATTTCATAATTCAATTGAGTATCTTGTTCTTTTACAAAATCATCAATGCATGAAATTTTTAATGCTTCATAAATTTCTTGTTCAGTAGCATCGCTATTTGCTAAACGCATATTTTTTTCAATTGAACCTGAAAATAGAAAAGGTTTTTGATAAATATGAGTAATAGCTTTGTTTAAATTTGTTTGATTATATTCTTGAATTAATTGGCCATCAATGAATATTTTACCTTCTTGCGCATCGTACTCATGAGTAATTAATTTAGCTAATGATGTTTTACCGCTTCCTGTTGGACCGATTATCCCAATTGTTTCACCTGATTTAATTTTGAATGAAACGTTTTTCAATACTGGCTCAATTGAAGATTCATAATATCTGAATGAAACATTGTTAAACTCAATATCCCCTTTTTCAATATTTTTTTCATTGTTTGGATTTGTTAATAACGTGTTTTTATGCGCGATAACTTCGTAATATCTTTTAGCTGAGACATGACTTCTAAAACAAAAAACTAAAATAAATATAGTCATAATAAATCCAGTTGTAACGGTTCATAAATACCCGATAAAAGAATTGATTGAAACAATAAAGTTTTGATACTCGCTTTGCGCTATTTTTATTGCTTCTTGAGATAGGTTGGAAAGATCTGGCCTCATCAAAGGACTGGCACTTACAGCTAGTATTGTGACTGTAGCTAAATTTATCATCAATACGACACTAATTTGTCCAAGGTATTGAATCAATAAACCTTTAATACCTATTTGAGCTCATTTACGGCTAACTCTTTCATATCGTTTAGCAATAAAATTTTGGCAATTATAAGATTTAATCAACTTGATTCCGGCAATGCTTTCTTTAGTATTCATATTTATACTATCAGTAACGTCTTGTTGCTTTTTAAATAAAGGCAGACCCTTCCAAGCGACAATAGCTAATGTTATCACGAGCAACGGAATAAGAACAGCGAATGAAATTGATAGTTTTAAATTAGTTAATAAAGCAAACACCAGTCCACCAATGAAATAAAGCGGCCCTAGTAATAGTGCTTTCAATGATAAAAATAATCCCTGTTCAATTTTTTCAATGTCATTTGTTAAATTGATTAATAGTCTTGAACTAGAT
Coding sequences within:
- a CDS encoding ABC transporter ATP-binding protein, with protein sequence MNKKSSKNIFHFWKELRYLLKLYDVNRWIVLLIFLISTIASATSIAANIIFAYIIDNFLSEKALMKPFDNTNFIWVLIYLIGCYVFGECSLMITHWFTVVTSQKVAHKIRMKAYKAIMSMPVSFFEKQQRGALMSTLTNDVDNVANGLLVLIGQSMVTFNYTFLCLGFIAYFSPYLFLVTIATLPLFVIIIGIFVKLSMPYYKTKQNQLAKMNSYTEEVINGQHVLNSFNKNKETIENFRKHNKNLFKPTLKANIISGISYPIGYSLSNVMILIVISVGIILSINGTTGGNGMVSVGSLIAVYTYIRLFTNKLMESLNVFQSTQQGVSSSSRLKELIELKPEYENENLIKITSTHGDVEFQNVSFSYTNDLKNLQLKNVSFKAKKGDTIAIVGATGAGKTTIVNLLSKFYLPTQGKILLDGIDIDSINSNNLRTHISTVLQDVFLFNDSIMENIRYGNLDATDEEVIEACRLSHAHDFILKLENGYQTQILEENNILSQGEKQLISISRAILANKNILILDEATSNVDIQTEKEIQKSIINLTKEKTSFIIAHRLSTIINATKILVVKQGEIIEQGNHEELIQLNGEYKQMYESGYENNE
- a CDS encoding ABC transporter ATP-binding protein, with translation MNKIFSVMNWKLKLLTFFCILFTVLTVFATLLFPNLIAQLIGLTASKNIEQGLDIQNREIHLTFIGFIKLGPYKDIYEATRKMIPLFLGILFLGFLFNVISSILANYVSVKTSLLLRQQLFEHIQGLNQSQLNKLSSSRLLINLTNDIEKIEQGLFLSLKALLLGPLYFIGGLVFALLTNLKLSISFAVLIPLLVITLAIVAWKGLPLFKKQQDVTDSINMNTKESIAGIKLIKSYNCQNFIAKRYERVSRKWAQIGIKGLLIQYLGQISVVLMINLATVTILAVSASPLMRPDLSNLSQEAIKIAQSEYQNFIVSINSFIGYLWTVTTGFIMTIFILVFCFRSHVSAKRYYEVIAHKNTLLTNPNNEKNIEKGDIEFNNVSFRYYESSIEPVLKNVSFKIKSGETIGIIGPTGSGKTSLAKLITHEYDAQEGKIFIDGQLIQEYNQTNLNKAITHIYQKPFLFSGSIEKNMRLANSDATEQEIYEALKISCIDDFVKEQDTQLNYEISQGSTNVSGGQRQRLFIAQGLLKKPKILILDDSTSALDNKTEKKVKQSIIQKYKNLTTFIISQKITSVKDCDKIIVLENGVITGFDTHNNLLKNHALYKEINVLQGGGNE